The Thiorhodovibrio frisius genome segment CCAAACCCCTCGACCTGCGAGTGCTGCGCGAGCTGGCCGCCGCCGCCCTGCGCGCGCGCGGTCGCGCAACCGACAGCCTAAACACCAGCGACGGCCCTCAGACCAAACTCATTGGCGAATCACCGCAAATTCTTGAGCTGCGCACACTCATCGCCAAGCTCGCACGCAACCAGGCGCCGGTGTTCATCAGCGGCGAGAGCGGCACCGGCAAAGAGCTGGCTGCCAGCCTGATTCATCAGCTCGGCCCGCGCGCCGACCAGCCCTTTGTGCCGGTCAACTGCGGCGCCATTCCGGCCGACCTGGTCGAAAGCGAGCTCTTCGGCCATCGCAAGGGCAGCTTCACCGGCGCAACCAGCGACAAACCGGGGCTGTTCCAGGCCGCTCAGGGCGGCACCCTGCTGCTCGATGAAATCGCCGACCTGCCGCTGCCCATGCAGGTGAAACTGCTGCGCGCCATCCAGGAGAAAAGCGTGCGCCCGGTCGGCGCCGCCAAGGAGGTACCGGTGGATGTGCGCATCATCAGCGCCAGCCATCTGAATCTGGCCGATGCCGTCGCGCGCGGCGCCTTTCGCCAAGATCTCTTCTACCGCATCAACGTCATCGACCTGCATTTGCCACCCCTGCGCGAACGCACTGGCGACATCCCGATGCTGGTCGCGCATCTGCTGCCGCGCATTGCCGCAGAATCTGGTAGCCCGGCCGAATCACTTGCCGACGACGCCATGGCCGCGCTCTGCAACTACGCCTTTCCCGGCAATGTGCGCGAACTTGAAAACATCCTTGAGCGCGCGAGCGCCTTGTGCGAATCAAGCGTCTTGACCGCCGCTGATCTGCGCCTGCCCGACCTCCAGCAGACGCCTGCGGCCATGAGCAGCCATCCCTCCGCCGCCGCGCCACTGGCCAGTGCGCCGCCAACGGCCCAGCGTCCGCTTGCCGAACGCCTCGATGCCATCGAAAAGCCGCTCCTGCTCGACGCCCTGCAACAAAGTGATCAGAATCCCGAACTTGCCGCCGCGCGACTCGGCCTGTCGCCGCGCTCCTTGCGATTGCGCCGCGCCCGACTGGGGCTGGCGCCCGACGATGCAACTTAAGGCACTTGAACCTCTGCCACAACTTCAGCCCAATCCGAGATGACCAATCCCCACTTAGGCCCCGAAGCCCAGTTTGCCAACGCCGTTGAGACCAGCAGCGATCCTGGCATCAGCAACCCAGGCGACCCCTTCGTCGCCTGGTTCCGCCAGTGCACGCCCTACGTCCACGCCCATCGCGACCGCACCTTCGTCATCTGCTTTGGCGGCGAGGCCATCGCCGACCCCGGCTTTCCCAACCTTGTACACGATTTTGCCCTGCTGCACGGTCTTGGCATTCGCCTGGTGCTGGTGCATGGCGCGCGCCCGCAAATCGAACAGCGCTTGGCGCGCCAAGGTGCGCAGATGCGCTACCTAAAGGGGCTAAGGGTCACCGACGAGCCCGCGCTCGCTTGCGTTAAGGAGGCCGCCGGGGTCGCGCGGGTGGAGATCGAGGCACTACTGTCGCTCGGTCTGGCCAATTCGCCCATGGCTGGAGTGCGCATCCCGGTCGCCTCCGGCAACTTTGTCACCGCCCGCCCGCTTGGCGTACTCAATGGGGTCGACTACCAGCACACAGGCGCGGTGCGGCGCATCGACCGTGCCGCCCTGCGCCAGCGCCTAGAGGCCAAAGCGGTGGCTCTGATTCCACCGCTGGGCTACTCGCCGACCGGCGAGGTCTTCAACCTGAGCGCGGCCGATGTCGCTTGCTCCACCGCCGTGGGCTTAAGCGCTGATAAGCTGATTTTTCTGCTCGAACCCGGCTGGCTGAATCCGGTTCTCGGCGCCCAACTGCCACTGACCGAGGTCGATCAACTGCTCACCAACAACCAAGACCTACCGGAAGAAACCGCCGCCGTGCTGCGCGCCAGCCGCGAGGCCTGCCGCCGCGGCATCCGCCGGGTGCATTTGATTGAGCGCGCGCGCGACGGCGCCCTGCTGCGCGAACTCTTCACCCGCGATGGCAGCGGCACCTTGATTTCCAGCGAATCTTTCGAGGAACCGCGCCCAGCGCGCCTGGACGACGTGGCCGGCATCCAGGAACTGCTCGCCCCGCTTGAACGCAAAGGCCTGCTGGTCAGTCGCTCGCGCGAGCGACTGGAAAGCGACATCGGGCAGTTTCAGATCACCGAGCAAGACGGCACCATTTTGTCCTGCGCCGCGCTCTTTCCCTA includes the following:
- the argA gene encoding amino-acid N-acetyltransferase; amino-acid sequence: MTNPHLGPEAQFANAVETSSDPGISNPGDPFVAWFRQCTPYVHAHRDRTFVICFGGEAIADPGFPNLVHDFALLHGLGIRLVLVHGARPQIEQRLARQGAQMRYLKGLRVTDEPALACVKEAAGVARVEIEALLSLGLANSPMAGVRIPVASGNFVTARPLGVLNGVDYQHTGAVRRIDRAALRQRLEAKAVALIPPLGYSPTGEVFNLSAADVACSTAVGLSADKLIFLLEPGWLNPVLGAQLPLTEVDQLLTNNQDLPEETAAVLRASREACRRGIRRVHLIERARDGALLRELFTRDGSGTLISSESFEEPRPARLDDVAGIQELLAPLERKGLLVSRSRERLESDIGQFQITEQDGTILSCAALFPYLEAGLGELACVAVHGEYRGSGRGDRMLAHMEQLARQRGLKGIFVLTTQTAHWFRERGFEPAGLEVLPQAKRANYKPERNSQIYLKNFED
- a CDS encoding sigma-54-dependent transcriptional regulator, whose product is MPKAAAKSKARALVVDDEPDILDLVRITLARMGLEAQCVGTLKAARQALAADRFDFCLTDMRLPDGDGTDLVRHASASCPEMPVAMVTAYGNMESAVAAMKAGAFDFVSKPLDLRVLRELAAAALRARGRATDSLNTSDGPQTKLIGESPQILELRTLIAKLARNQAPVFISGESGTGKELAASLIHQLGPRADQPFVPVNCGAIPADLVESELFGHRKGSFTGATSDKPGLFQAAQGGTLLLDEIADLPLPMQVKLLRAIQEKSVRPVGAAKEVPVDVRIISASHLNLADAVARGAFRQDLFYRINVIDLHLPPLRERTGDIPMLVAHLLPRIAAESGSPAESLADDAMAALCNYAFPGNVRELENILERASALCESSVLTAADLRLPDLQQTPAAMSSHPSAAAPLASAPPTAQRPLAERLDAIEKPLLLDALQQSDQNPELAAARLGLSPRSLRLRRARLGLAPDDAT